A single region of the Branchiostoma lanceolatum isolate klBraLanc5 chromosome 1, klBraLanc5.hap2, whole genome shotgun sequence genome encodes:
- the LOC136436588 gene encoding uncharacterized protein has product MRYRLPHSQSGKPRSSMAGNHVCFTLIWLFLGVAGVCSKLLLVKTPVNPDVNQTVSLNCSGVFGTTMVKRLCDGQPLPDYNKEEDGYGRVYYFPPSEDRAGIFSCENFLGDRVSIVSSIFPPNAGIFSPSFSVTAHDGDDVTLTMDVPEDSLLHTANVSWRLYQHGSNCGGRLLPDQNQTRITRQNVTKQKYGGIYEMSLPDDQEGNQRALVQLLVTDCPAMLWGPGCSEPCPSCQNGGVCGEDGLCVCPPGFSGDVCQTGCGRNRYGYDCENNCGGNCTDMLFCLLPPYGCSCGTGLQGRNCERECASGTYGAGCSQSCGRCEDGASCDPYTGACPDERCEAGWEGTTCKQQIITEGKNNAFLIAVGVSACTLVLVGSLLWFYLRTTSKCAPKICGPDFDLSTVRGISDLAQTRSLYTVESFLTDDLHLKARSKFGDLEIDRAILKIDTNAIGSGAFGKVYKATVTEGTASSRLPKNVVAVKCLKDNATSQQKADFLEEIEHMVEVGSHPNILQLHGCCTAEQPIYMVVEYMQHGDLLGFLRRCKQVRTLC; this is encoded by the exons ATGCGCTACCGTTTACCGCACTCTCAGTCTGGCAAGCCGCGATCCAGCATGGCGGGAAATCACGTCTGCTTCACGCTGATCTGGCTGTTTCTTGGAGTAGCAG GTGTTTGTTCGAAGCTGCTGCTGGTGAAAACACCTGTGAACCCAGACGTGAACCAGACCGTCTCGTTGAACTGCTCCGGCGTGTTTGGTACCACGATGGTCAAACGTCTCTGCGACGGACAGCCTCTTCCGGACTACAACAAG GAGGAAGACGGTTACGGCAGGGTGTATTACTTTCCACCGTCAGAAGACAGAGCCGGCATCTTTAGCTGTGAGAACTTCTTGGGTGACCGTGTCTCCATTGTCAGTTCCATTTTCCCGCCAAACG CCGGGATTTTTTCTCCATCCTTTTCCGTCACCGCCCATGATGGAGATGACGTCACCCTTACCATGGACGTCCCGGAAGACAGCCTCCTTCATACAGCGAACGTTTCATGGCGATTGTACCAACATGGCTCCAACTGTGGAGGTAGACTCCTCCCCGATCAGAATCAGACTAGAATCACCAGACAAAATGTCACAAAGCAAAAGTATGGAGGAATATACGAAATGTCCTTGCCAGATGACCAGGAAGGGAACCAGCGGGCTCTAGTGCAATTGCTTGTTACAG ATTGCCCCGCCATGCTGTGGGGACCGGGTTGTTCCGAGCCGTGCCCGTcatgtcaaaatggcggtgTGTGCGGAGAGGAcggcctgtgtgtgtgtccaccGGGGTTCAGTGGAGATGTCTGTCAAACAG GATGCGGCCGTAATAGATACGGGTACGACTGTGAGAATAACTGCGGTGGGAACTGCACAGACATGCTGTTCTGTCTGCTGCCCCCCTACGGCTGTTCATGCGGCACGGGACTGCAGGGGAGAAACTGTGAACGAG AGTGCGCATCCGGGACATACGGTGCCGGCTGTAGTCAGTCCTGTGGCCGCTGTGAGGATGGCGCCTCCTGTGATCCCTACACCGGCGCATGCCCGGATGAGCGGTGTGAAGCCGGATGGGAGGGCACAACATGCAAACAGCAAATCATAACTGAGG GTAAAAACAACGCTTTCCTGATCGCAGTCGGCGTGAGTGCGTGCACGCTGGTACTCGTCGGCTCGCTTCTGTGGTTCTATCTCCGCACCACCTCCAAGTGCGCGCCCAAAATCTGCGGCCCTGACTTCGACCTCAGCACCGTGCGGGGAATCAGCGATCTTG CTCAAACACGGAGTCTGTATACTGTGGAGAGCTTCCTCACAGATGACCTTCATCTCAAGGCCAGGTCCAAATTCGGTGACCTTGAGATCGACCGCGCGATTCTAAAGATCGACACAAACGCCATCGGCAGCGGCGCCTTCGGGAAGGTGTACAAGGCCACGGTTACGGAGGGCACGGCAAGCTCAAGACTACCTAAAAATGTAGTTGCCGTGAAGTGTCTCAAAG ATAACGCCACGTCGCAGCAGAAGGCCGACTTCCTGGAGGAGATCGAGCACATGGTGGAG GTGGGTTCTCATCCCAACATCCTTCAGCTGCACGGATGCTGCACCGCGGAGCAGCCCATCTACATGGTGGTGGAGTACATGCAACACGGAGACCTGCTGGGGTTCCTCAGAAGGTGCAAACAGGTCAGAACCCTCTGTTAA